A single genomic interval of Salmo trutta chromosome 13, fSalTru1.1, whole genome shotgun sequence harbors:
- the cetn4 gene encoding caltractin: MASGFRKPNTTSNQRKKAGPKPDLTEEQKQEIREAFDLFDTDGSGTIDVKELKVAMRALGFEPKKEEIKKMIADIDKEGSGTIDFNDFLCMMTQKMSEKDSKEEILKAFRLFDDDGTGKISFKNLKRVAKELGENLTDEELQEMIDEADRDGDGEINEQEFLRIMKKTSLY; encoded by the exons ATG gctTCAGGCTTCAGAAAACCCAACACCACTTCCAATCAGAGGAAAAAGGCAGGTCCTAAACCAGACTTGACAGAGGAACAAAAGCAGGAGATCAGAGAGGCCTTTGACTTGTTTGATACAGATGGGTCGGGCACAATTGACGTGAAGGAACTCAAG GTTGCCATGCGTGCCCTTGGCTTTGAACCAAAGAAAGAAGAGATCAAGAAGATGATTGCAGACATTGACAAGGAGGGCTCTGGAACCATTGATTTTAATGACTTTCTCTGTATGATGACACAGAAAATG aGTGAAAAAGACTCAAAAGAAGAAATTCTGAAGGCTTTCCGCTTATTTGACGATGACGGCACGGGCAAAATCTCCTTCAAAAATCTCAAGAGAGTTGCCAAGGAGCTAGGCGAAAACCTGACAGATGAGGAATTGCAG GAAATGATTGACGAAGCAGACcgagatggggatggagagatcAACGAGCAGGAGTTTCTAAGGATAATGAAAAAGACAAGTCTATATTGA